The nucleotide window GCTCGAACCCCTCCTCGCGCAGCGAACGCAGCGACAGCGCGCCCTTGCGCTTCGAGAGGCCCTCGCCGGAAACCGTCGTCAGCAGGTTGTGATGCCCGAAGACCGGCGGGCTCGCATCCAGCGCCTCGAAGATGGCGATCTGCACGCCCGTGTTGGCGACATGGTCCTCGCCGCGGATGACATGGGTCACCCCGGCGGCGATGTCGTCGACGATGGACGGCAGCGTGTAGAGATAACTTCCGTCCTCGCGCACCAGCACCGGATCGGACAGGGAGGCGAGATCGATGCTCTGCGCCCCGCGGCACAGGTCGTCCCAGCTGCGCTCCACCCGCCGCGTGACGAAGGGATCGCCGTCGTGGTTCGGCAGCAGGAAGCGCCAGTGCGGCCGCCGTCCCTCCGCCTCCAGCCGGGCTCGCTCCTCATCACTGAGCTTCAGGGCCGCCCGGTCATAGACCGGCGGGCGTCCGAGCGCCCGCGCCCTTGCGCGCCGCCGCTCCAGCTCGTCCGCCGTCTCAAAGCAGGGATAGAGCAGCCCGGCCGCCTTGAGCTTTTCGGCCGCCGCATCGTAGAGCGGCAGCCGGTCCGACTGGCGGAAGCTCTCATGCGGCGCGATGCCGAGCCAGCCGAGATCCTCCGCGATCGCCGAGGCGAATTCCTCGGTCGAGCGCTCCTTGTCGGTGTCGTCGTAGCGCAGGATGAAGCGCCCCTCGCGGCGCAGCGCGAAGAGCCAGTTGATCAGCGCCGGACGGGCATTGCCGATATGCAGGAAGCCCGTGGGCGACGGGGCGAAGCGAACGGTGACGGTCATGGCCACCTCTTAGCCGGAAGCCGCACCCGTCGCAACGCTGCCCTCCGCCTGCCGCTGGCGCACATGGCGCGACACCAGCGTCAGCGCCAGCGCCGCCAGCAGGCAGTAGAGCGCCATGGCATAGACCTGCAGCGAATAGGCCACGCCGGCATCGATCAGATAGCCGGTCAGGCCCGGCCCCAGCGCCGAGGCGAAG belongs to Stappia indica and includes:
- the gltX gene encoding glutamate--tRNA ligase — protein: MTVTVRFAPSPTGFLHIGNARPALINWLFALRREGRFILRYDDTDKERSTEEFASAIAEDLGWLGIAPHESFRQSDRLPLYDAAAEKLKAAGLLYPCFETADELERRRARARALGRPPVYDRAALKLSDEERARLEAEGRRPHWRFLLPNHDGDPFVTRRVERSWDDLCRGAQSIDLASLSDPVLVREDGSYLYTLPSIVDDIAAGVTHVIRGEDHVANTGVQIAIFEALDASPPVFGHHNLLTTVSGEGLSKRKGALSLRSLREEGFEPMAVASLAVLTGTSHAVEPAESLARLAEVFDLADVSRSSAKFDPQELRPLNAKLVHALPYADVAERLSAMGVGDAQPGGEAFWLAVRENCETVADAARWWRAVTAPEPLPVAEEDRAFLREATELLPPEPYDETTWGTWTGALKARTGRKGRGLFLPLRKALTGEEHGPDMKALLPLIGRRNSAARLS